A single region of the Acidobacteriota bacterium genome encodes:
- a CDS encoding VOC family protein yields the protein MATYADAKTPRPATILSVSAVAAALVLGLTAVPAAAGDVTVQLTTSARSEAVKWYARHLDCEPIEGRAEAIDCGNAVIEFTQGPIMGASQGTGIDHIGFSFPDLTEKMATLEKVGVRGSGVRLQRYDDGSTLREEPGLFKVGRIFDPWGTRIELVEDPDTVGFHHVHLSASDPERTLGWYRETFGGVPESLLGVQDGLRFGEVWLFASEHPEGQPAPSAGRAIDHLAFELADLDTAAVGLRDRGVRFTTDPERPAGGRSDAKRGFVSAPDNVRVAVIEPGWQGVDADFGSDADEVALAEPYVVPRTPWGTPDLQGMWSGNKAHGIPLERSEELADVEELTAEEAAARRERGTLGSIWGYEREWRDTTLGYVKSAPSRQVAMIVDPPDGRLPALTEEAQERRRNAAASFGDYVRRRPAGPEDLSAYVRCITRGVPGMMMPSIYNNGLQISQSPGYVAIQKEMIHETRVVPTAEREPLGPGIRQWLGDPQGRWEGDTLVVETTGFNGRTNYRGSSEHMKLTERYTRLGPSRLEYRFTVEDPTVWTRPWTGRFEFELDNEQYELVEYACHEGNYGMTNILSGARARDREEAAAAAETGSGAQ from the coding sequence ATGGCCACCTACGCCGACGCGAAGACACCCCGACCGGCGACGATCCTTAGCGTTTCGGCCGTTGCCGCCGCGCTCGTGCTGGGACTGACCGCGGTCCCGGCGGCGGCGGGCGACGTGACCGTGCAATTGACGACTTCCGCCCGCAGCGAGGCGGTGAAGTGGTACGCGCGCCACCTGGATTGTGAGCCGATCGAGGGCCGCGCCGAGGCGATCGACTGCGGCAACGCGGTGATCGAGTTCACCCAGGGCCCCATCATGGGCGCAAGCCAGGGCACCGGAATCGACCACATCGGTTTCTCCTTCCCTGATCTGACGGAGAAGATGGCGACTCTCGAGAAGGTGGGCGTTCGGGGCTCCGGCGTTCGCCTGCAGCGCTACGACGACGGTTCGACGCTGCGCGAAGAACCTGGTCTGTTCAAGGTCGGCCGCATCTTCGATCCATGGGGGACGCGGATCGAACTCGTCGAGGATCCGGACACGGTGGGCTTCCACCACGTCCACCTGAGTGCGAGCGATCCGGAACGGACCCTTGGCTGGTACCGCGAGACCTTCGGCGGCGTGCCCGAGAGCTTGCTCGGAGTGCAAGACGGCCTTCGCTTCGGCGAGGTCTGGCTGTTCGCTTCGGAGCACCCCGAGGGCCAGCCCGCGCCGAGCGCCGGCCGGGCGATCGATCACCTGGCCTTCGAGCTCGCCGATCTCGACACGGCGGCGGTCGGCCTGCGCGACCGTGGTGTCCGCTTCACGACGGATCCCGAGCGGCCCGCGGGAGGCCGTTCCGATGCGAAGCGCGGTTTCGTCTCCGCTCCCGACAACGTGCGCGTGGCGGTGATCGAACCGGGCTGGCAGGGCGTCGACGCCGACTTCGGATCGGATGCAGACGAGGTCGCCTTGGCTGAGCCGTACGTCGTGCCGAGGACGCCCTGGGGCACGCCCGACCTGCAGGGGATGTGGTCCGGCAACAAGGCTCACGGCATTCCGCTCGAACGATCGGAGGAACTGGCCGATGTCGAAGAACTGACGGCCGAAGAGGCGGCGGCGCGCCGCGAGCGGGGCACACTGGGGAGCATCTGGGGCTACGAGCGCGAGTGGCGGGACACGACGCTGGGCTACGTCAAGTCCGCGCCGTCGCGGCAGGTGGCCATGATCGTCGACCCTCCTGACGGTCGCTTGCCGGCCCTGACCGAGGAGGCGCAGGAGCGCCGTCGGAACGCCGCCGCGTCCTTCGGCGACTACGTCAGGCGCCGGCCGGCGGGCCCCGAAGACCTGAGCGCCTACGTCCGTTGCATCACCCGGGGCGTGCCGGGGATGATGATGCCCTCGATCTACAACAACGGCCTGCAGATCAGCCAGAGCCCCGGCTACGTCGCGATTCAGAAGGAGATGATCCACGAGACCCGGGTCGTGCCCACGGCCGAGCGTGAGCCGCTCGGTCCGGGGATCAGGCAGTGGCTCGGAGATCCCCAGGGCCGCTGGGAGGGTGACACCCTGGTTGTGGAGACGACCGGTTTCAACGGCCGCACGAACTACCGGGGCTCCAGCGAACACATGAAGCTCACCGAGCGCTACACGCGCCTCGGTCCGAGCCGGCTCGAGTACCGCTTCACCGTAGAAGACCCGACCGTCTGGACCCGTCCGTGGACCGGCCGCTTCGAGTTCGAGCTGGACAACGAGCAGTACGAACTCGTCGAGTACGCCTGCCACGAAGGCAACTACGGGATGACGAACATCCTCTCCGGCGCCCGCGCCCGGGACCGCGAAGAGGCCGCTGCAGCGGCGGAGACGGGCTCGGGAGCCCAGTAG
- a CDS encoding SDR family oxidoreductase: MIDLNLTGRRAVVTGASLGIGAAAVRLLADHGAEVAFCARSEDAVNDLDGYQPTSGDGSAHGHITDMAERDSIDAFFGAVLAGGTVDILVNNVGAGPSRNFLYMTDDDWEELFRLNLLSAVRSTRHCLPGMRKQKWGRVVMIASGAAKYPGPALIDYGASKAAMVATGKALSKKYGRDNVLFNSVLPGLIHTAMWERAAKEIANARGGDWEDVIRNNGKSVPVGRYGTSEEVANMIVFLCSEAASYVNGAVIDVDGGQGPHT, from the coding sequence ATGATCGATCTGAACCTGACCGGCCGCCGGGCCGTTGTCACCGGCGCCAGCCTCGGAATTGGCGCCGCCGCCGTCCGCCTGCTCGCGGACCACGGCGCAGAAGTCGCGTTCTGCGCCCGCAGCGAAGACGCCGTCAACGACCTCGACGGCTATCAGCCAACCTCCGGCGACGGCAGCGCCCATGGCCACATCACCGACATGGCCGAACGCGACTCGATCGACGCATTCTTCGGGGCGGTCCTGGCCGGCGGTACGGTGGACATCCTGGTCAACAACGTGGGTGCCGGACCGTCGCGGAACTTCCTGTACATGACCGACGACGACTGGGAGGAACTGTTCCGGCTCAACCTGCTGTCGGCCGTGCGCAGCACGCGCCATTGCCTGCCCGGCATGCGCAAGCAGAAGTGGGGCCGGGTGGTCATGATCGCGAGCGGGGCCGCCAAGTATCCGGGCCCGGCGCTGATCGACTACGGCGCCTCGAAGGCGGCCATGGTCGCTACGGGCAAAGCCCTGTCCAAGAAGTACGGGCGCGACAACGTGCTGTTCAACTCCGTCCTGCCCGGCCTGATCCACACCGCGATGTGGGAGCGGGCGGCGAAGGAGATCGCGAACGCCCGCGGCGGCGACTGGGAGGACGTGATCAGGAACAACGGCAAGAGCGTGCCGGTGGGCCGCTACGGGACCTCCGAGGAGGTGGCCAACATGATCGTCTTCCTGTGTTCCGAGGCCGCCTCCTACGTCAACGGCGCGGTGATCGACGTCGACGGCGGACAGGGGCCCCACACCTGA
- a CDS encoding type II toxin-antitoxin system VapC family toxin, which produces MRLLLDTHIWLWSRLDRRRLRGETVSALESPENELWLSPISIWELAMLTERGRVVLNVAVEAWIEDAMRRMPTRQATITHEIASASRAVDLPHQDPADRFLAATAKVMDLTLITADAQLAEVSDIAILRN; this is translated from the coding sequence TTGAGACTCCTTCTCGACACTCATATCTGGCTGTGGAGCCGACTGGACCGGAGACGCCTGCGCGGCGAAACGGTGAGCGCCCTTGAGTCGCCGGAGAACGAACTCTGGCTGTCGCCGATCAGTATCTGGGAACTCGCAATGTTGACGGAACGGGGCCGTGTCGTTCTGAACGTGGCCGTCGAGGCATGGATCGAAGATGCGATGAGACGAATGCCCACCCGGCAAGCCACCATTACCCATGAGATCGCATCGGCGAGCCGTGCAGTCGATCTTCCGCATCAGGATCCGGCGGATCGCTTCCTGGCCGCCACTGCGAAGGTGATGGACCTGACGCTGATCACGGCTGACGCCCAGCTCGCGGAGGTGTCCGACATCGCCATCCTGCGTAACTAG
- a CDS encoding type II toxin-antitoxin system Phd/YefM family antitoxin — protein MTFDHGHGRWYKCGFKASEEEQMEEIAVSKFKATCLAVLKQVNRTGEPVLVTRFGKPVAEIVPPSPAVQPRRVLGDMKHTGKIVGDIVSPVVPEEEWEVLRS, from the coding sequence ATGACGTTTGACCATGGTCACGGGAGATGGTACAAGTGTGGCTTCAAGGCATCGGAGGAGGAGCAAATGGAAGAGATCGCCGTCTCGAAGTTCAAGGCAACCTGCCTGGCTGTGCTGAAGCAGGTCAACCGAACCGGGGAGCCGGTGCTCGTCACCCGCTTCGGCAAACCGGTGGCCGAGATCGTTCCGCCCTCGCCGGCCGTTCAACCGCGCCGCGTGCTTGGTGACATGAAGCACACCGGGAAGATCGTCGGTGACATCGTTTCGCCGGTCGTGCCGGAAGAGGAGTGGGAGGTCCTGCGGTCTTGA
- a CDS encoding aldolase/citrate lyase family protein → MKTLRTAFALSLSLSVAAMVAAQDGGDVRMYNTAKQKLMGGEGIVGVSISSSDPDSYCAAANAGFDFTWIEMQHSPLTYQDVARMLWTCRDASAIPFIRVPDATEGDIQKAVDLGALGIVVPMVRTAEKMERAVRFAKFPPEGRRSLGGGQYGALWGRDYRATANENILIVAMIESPAGVEAVEEIAAVPGVDVVFAASTDLYSFSGKRQGEPEYEAMVDRIRDAVLGAGLKLGGPLAWRDREGFSFFQAPGVGNLIRRGAQALLEETASGIAEIEGSEEQ, encoded by the coding sequence ATGAAGACGCTTCGCACTGCTTTCGCGCTGTCGCTGTCCCTGAGTGTGGCCGCGATGGTGGCGGCACAGGACGGCGGCGACGTGCGGATGTACAACACCGCCAAGCAGAAGCTGATGGGCGGCGAGGGGATCGTCGGCGTCAGCATCTCCTCGTCGGATCCCGACAGCTATTGCGCGGCCGCCAACGCCGGCTTCGACTTCACCTGGATCGAGATGCAGCACAGCCCGCTGACCTACCAGGACGTGGCGCGGATGCTCTGGACCTGCCGGGACGCCTCCGCCATCCCCTTCATCCGCGTGCCGGACGCGACGGAGGGCGACATCCAGAAAGCGGTCGATCTCGGCGCGCTCGGCATCGTGGTGCCGATGGTGCGCACGGCCGAGAAGATGGAGCGGGCGGTGCGCTTCGCCAAGTTCCCGCCCGAGGGGCGGCGCAGCCTCGGCGGCGGCCAGTACGGCGCGCTCTGGGGCCGCGACTACCGCGCCACGGCCAACGAGAACATCCTGATCGTGGCGATGATCGAGTCGCCGGCCGGGGTCGAGGCGGTCGAGGAGATCGCGGCCGTGCCCGGCGTCGACGTCGTGTTCGCGGCCTCGACCGACCTCTACAGCTTCTCCGGCAAGCGCCAGGGCGAGCCGGAGTACGAGGCGATGGTCGACCGCATCCGTGACGCGGTGCTAGGCGCCGGCCTCAAACTGGGCGGTCCGCTGGCCTGGCGTGACCGCGAGGGCTTCAGCTTCTTCCAGGCGCCCGGCGTCGGCAACCTGATCCGCCGCGGCGCGCAGGCGCTGCTCGAGGAGACGGCCTCAGGAATCGCCGAGATCGAGGGGTCGGAGGAGCAGTAG
- a CDS encoding enoyl-CoA hydratase-related protein: MAAEEVRYERRGPVAVLTLDRARYHNAQSWKLLDELDRQLDRAMADEDVRVVVLKGDGKHFSSGHDLGTPEQQADIEARGLTQWVGMDWYEAFRWYNLDNTVKWRNLPKPTIAMVHGYCIFGGWMIAAAMDLIFAAPSARFLASLFETFTVPWDIHPRKAKELLFESRFIDGEEARELGLVNRVYAEDELERETMAYAERIAENDPAVLRLGKLAVNKAQDAMGYSANVEAAFADYLVVREIRGSSSRVEGNRRLVGVDLALRGQRGGRAGQTPVDPTDASEAREDA; the protein is encoded by the coding sequence ATGGCAGCAGAAGAGGTTCGCTACGAACGGCGCGGCCCGGTCGCGGTGCTGACGCTGGACCGCGCCCGTTACCACAACGCGCAGAGCTGGAAGCTGCTCGACGAACTGGACCGCCAGCTCGACCGGGCGATGGCCGACGAGGACGTCCGGGTCGTCGTGCTGAAGGGCGACGGCAAGCACTTCTCGTCCGGGCACGACCTCGGTACGCCGGAGCAACAGGCGGACATCGAGGCCCGGGGGCTGACCCAGTGGGTCGGCATGGACTGGTACGAGGCGTTCCGCTGGTACAACCTGGACAACACGGTCAAGTGGCGCAACCTGCCCAAGCCGACGATCGCGATGGTGCACGGCTACTGCATCTTCGGCGGCTGGATGATCGCGGCGGCGATGGACCTGATCTTCGCGGCGCCCAGCGCCCGCTTTCTGGCGAGCCTGTTCGAGACCTTCACCGTGCCCTGGGACATCCATCCCCGCAAGGCGAAGGAGTTGCTGTTCGAGAGCCGTTTCATCGACGGGGAGGAGGCGCGCGAGTTGGGTCTGGTCAACCGGGTCTACGCGGAGGACGAACTGGAACGCGAGACGATGGCCTATGCCGAACGGATCGCCGAGAACGATCCCGCGGTGCTGCGCCTCGGCAAGCTCGCCGTGAACAAGGCTCAGGACGCGATGGGCTACAGCGCGAACGTCGAAGCCGCCTTCGCGGACTACCTGGTGGTACGGGAGATCCGTGGCAGTTCCAGCCGGGTCGAGGGCAACCGTCGCCTCGTCGGCGTCGACCTGGCGTTGCGCGGCCAGCGCGGTGGTCGCGCCGGACAGACACCGGTGGATCCGACCGACGCTTCGGAAGCGAGGGAGGACGCATGA
- a CDS encoding arylsulfatase — MKRSAPVSAVLLCALGLGCAGEQSPEGGAGGAAERPNIVLVMTDDQGYGDFGFAGNPVVQTPHLDALAAESAQVERFYVSPVCTPTRASLMTGRYNYRTRAIDTYIGRAMMEPEEVTIAEMLRDAGYATGIFGKWHLGDNYPLRAMDQGFEESLVHRGGGIGQPSDPPGGEGKYTDAVLFRNGTREETTGYCTDVYFDAAFDFMELAAAEGRPFFAYVPTNAPHGPFHDVPEDWLEHYRQTDLTAALPDPGQASDQVLDRLARSFAMISNIDDNVGRLTARLEALGLADNTLLVFLVDNGPDRDRYNAGLRGRKGTLFEGGIRSPLLARWPGRLPTGGEPADRIAAHIDIAPTLLDAAGVEAPAGLHLDGRSLLGLLAGHVDTSTWPDRTLYLQFHRGNEPIPLHSFAAVGQRYKLVHPSPRGEGDWNGELTLELYDLETDPGETRNLIAEQPDVAAEMRDAYLAWFEDVSSTRPDNYAPPRIVVGTDHEQVTVLTRQDWRRITDDQGWRPTSRGRWLLSASEDATFDIEVRLVAGSAGPVLLDVSDRELSQDLASDQQTATFEEVPVPAGDFAISAAAGEGEERRGAHQVVLRRR, encoded by the coding sequence ATGAAGCGTAGCGCACCGGTCAGCGCAGTTCTGCTGTGCGCCCTGGGACTCGGCTGCGCCGGCGAGCAATCGCCCGAAGGCGGCGCCGGCGGCGCCGCGGAGCGTCCCAACATCGTCCTCGTCATGACGGACGACCAGGGCTACGGCGATTTCGGCTTCGCCGGCAACCCGGTCGTCCAGACGCCGCATCTCGACGCCCTGGCCGCCGAGAGCGCGCAGGTCGAACGCTTCTACGTCAGCCCGGTCTGCACGCCGACGCGCGCCTCGCTGATGACGGGTCGCTACAACTACCGCACCCGCGCGATCGACACCTACATCGGCCGCGCGATGATGGAGCCCGAGGAAGTGACGATCGCCGAGATGCTCCGGGATGCCGGCTACGCCACCGGCATCTTCGGCAAGTGGCACCTCGGGGACAACTACCCGCTACGTGCCATGGACCAGGGCTTCGAGGAAAGCCTGGTTCACCGGGGCGGCGGCATCGGCCAGCCCTCCGACCCGCCCGGCGGCGAGGGCAAGTACACGGATGCCGTGCTGTTCCGCAACGGGACGCGGGAGGAGACGACCGGCTACTGCACCGACGTCTACTTCGACGCCGCGTTCGACTTCATGGAACTTGCCGCTGCGGAAGGACGGCCCTTCTTCGCCTACGTGCCGACGAACGCCCCCCACGGCCCGTTCCACGACGTGCCGGAGGACTGGCTGGAGCACTACAGGCAGACGGATCTGACCGCGGCGCTCCCCGATCCCGGCCAGGCCAGCGATCAGGTCCTCGACCGGCTGGCCCGGAGCTTCGCGATGATCAGCAACATCGACGACAACGTCGGACGACTGACGGCGAGGCTCGAGGCGCTGGGTCTAGCGGACAACACGCTCCTCGTCTTCCTGGTCGACAACGGACCGGATCGTGACCGCTACAACGCGGGGCTTCGGGGCCGCAAGGGAACCCTCTTCGAGGGCGGCATCCGGTCGCCCCTGCTTGCGCGCTGGCCCGGCCGGTTGCCCACCGGAGGCGAGCCGGCCGACCGGATCGCTGCCCACATCGACATCGCCCCGACCCTGCTCGACGCCGCCGGCGTTGAAGCCCCGGCCGGCCTGCACCTCGACGGCCGCAGTCTGCTCGGTCTGCTGGCCGGCCACGTCGACACCTCGACCTGGCCCGACCGGACCCTCTACCTGCAGTTTCACCGAGGGAACGAACCGATCCCGCTCCACTCCTTCGCCGCGGTCGGCCAGCGCTACAAGCTGGTCCACCCCTCGCCACGCGGCGAAGGGGACTGGAACGGCGAACTGACCCTCGAGCTCTACGACCTCGAGACCGATCCGGGCGAGACCCGCAACCTGATCGCCGAGCAGCCCGACGTGGCCGCAGAGATGCGCGACGCCTACCTGGCGTGGTTCGAGGACGTGAGCTCGACCCGGCCGGACAACTACGCGCCGCCGCGGATCGTCGTCGGCACGGATCACGAGCAGGTCACCGTCCTCACTCGCCAGGACTGGCGGCGGATCACCGACGATCAGGGCTGGCGGCCGACCTCACGCGGCCGCTGGCTGCTGAGCGCCTCGGAGGACGCGACGTTCGATATCGAGGTGCGGCTGGTCGCCGGCTCCGCCGGTCCGGTGCTCCTCGACGTTAGCGACCGGGAACTGAGCCAGGACCTGGCCTCGGACCAGCAGACCGCGACGTTTGAAGAGGTCCCGGTCCCGGCCGGCGACTTCGCGATCAGCGCCGCGGCCGGCGAAGGCGAGGAACGGCGAGGAGCGCACCAGGTCGTCCTGCGGCGGCGCTAA